One genomic window of Camelina sativa cultivar DH55 chromosome 5, Cs, whole genome shotgun sequence includes the following:
- the LOC104784768 gene encoding cytochrome P450 76C3-like — translation MDLSLNQGMSLPIYFLLTFFFFLFIATSKTRKRSSHGNKLPPGPPTLPLVGNIFQLGPNPHRSLADFSKTYGPIMSLKLGRLTTVVISSPEAAKEALRTHDNVMSARTFNDPIRAFDHHKHSIVWIPPSARWRFLKKTISKYLLSPQNLDAIQSLRMRKVEELVSLANQFSERGEAIDLARASFVTAFNIISNALFSVDLATYDSNSSPYEFYHAVVHLMKISGKPNVGDYFQYMRFLDLQGTRKEAVLCIDRLFSVIQEFIDDRLAKRLSHTDEEASSIDMLDSLLDFTQQNEAELTMNDIKHLLLDLFVAGTDTNSSTMEWAMTELVRSPDKMVKAQSEIRQVIGENGVVKESDIPSLPYLQAIVKETLRLHPPAALIPRKSESDVPILGFVIPENTQVLVNVWAIGHDSSVWENPVKFEPERFLLRETDLKGKDFELIPFGSGRRMCPGISMSLRTMYMVLASLLYSFDWKLPNGVVPENMDMSEAFGLTLHKAKPLCAVPIRKTMSI, via the exons ATGGACCTCTCACTAAATCAAGGCATGTCTCTGCCTATCTATTTCCTATTaacattcttctttttcttatttattgcCACCTCAAAAACGCGGAAGAGGTCTAGCCACGGCAACAAGCTTCCGCCTGGTCCTCCGACATTACCATTGGTCGGAAACATATTCCAACTCGGACCCAATCCTCACCGTTCACTTGCTGATTTTTCAAAAACCTACGGACCTATAATGAGTTTGAAGCTTGGAAGGTTAACCACAGTGGTAATATCTTCACCAGAAGCAGCTAAAGAGGCACTTAGAACACACGACAATGTCATGTCCGCTCGAACCTTTAACGACCCCATTCGAGCCTTTGATCACCATAAACATTCCATTGTCTGGATTCCTCCCTCGGCTCGTTGGAG GTTTCTGAAGAAAACAATATCGAAATATTTGTTATCACCACAAAACCTAGACGCTATTCAATCTTTAAGGATGAGAAAGGTGGAGGAGCTTGTGAGCTTAGCAAACCAGTTTAGCGAGAGAGGAGAAGCTATTGACTTGGCTCGTGCTTCCTTCGTCACAGCTTTCAATATCATCTCAAATGCTCTGTTTTCCGTAGATTTGGCTACATATGACTCGAACTCGTCTCCTTACGAATTCTACCACGCGGTGGTCCATCTGATGAAGATCTCCGGTAAACCCAATGTAGGAGACTATTTCCAGTATATGAGGTTTCTTGATTTGCAAGGAACTCGTAAAGAAGCAGTGCTCTGCATAGACAGATTGTTTAGTGTTATCCAAGAATTCATCGATGATCGATTGGCCAAAAGATTGTCTCACACAGATGAAGAGGCTTCGAGTATTGATATGTTAGACTCCCTTTTGGATTTCACACAGCAAAACGAAGCGGAATTAACCATGAATGATATCAAACACTTGCTTCTC gATCTGTTTGTTGCGGGCACAGATACGAACTCTAGTACAATGGAGTGGGCGATGACGGAGTTAGTCCGAAGCCCGGATAAGATGGTAAAAGCTCAGAGTGAGATACGGCAAGTGATTGGTGAAAACGGTGTCGTTAAAGAATCTGATATCCCGAGTTTGCCTTACTTACAAGCAATTGTGAAAGAGACTCTTCGATTGCATCCTCCAGCAGCTTTGATCCCTAGAAAATCAGAATCTGATGTTCCAATTTTGGGTTTCGTCATTCCTGAGAACACCCAG GTTTTGGTGAACGTATGGGCGATAGGACATGACTCGAGTGTGTGGGAAAATCCAGTGAAGTTTGAGCCAGAGAGATTTTTGTTACGAGAAACCGATCTAAAAGGCAAAGACTTCGAGCTGATACCGTTTGGATCAGGCCGAAGGATGTGTCCGGGAATCTCGATGTCTCTTAGGACAATGTATATGGTGCTTGCCTCTCTTCTCTATTCCTTTGACTGGAAGCTTCCAAACGGTGTCGTTCCTGAAAACATGGACATGAGCGAGGCCTTCGGTCTTACCTTACACAAGGCCAAACCTCTTTGTGCCGTACCCATCAGGAAAACTATGTCTATatga
- the LOC104784769 gene encoding cytochrome P450 76C3-like isoform X2, which translates to MDLSLNQGMSLPLYFLLTVFFFLFIAASKTRRSSSHGNKLPPGPPALPLVGNIFQLGPNRHRSLADFSKTYGPVMSLKLGRVTAVVISSPEAAKEALRTHDSVISSRSFNDPVRAVDHHKHSVVWNPPSPRWRFLKKTLSKYLLSNLDAIESLRMRKVEELVSLANQFSKRGEAIDLARASFVTAFNIISNALFSVDLATYDSNSSPCEFYHAVVQLMKVSGKPNVGDYFGYLRFLDLHGTRKEAVDCTERLFSVIQEFIDARLAKRLSHTDTEPEEASSTDMLDSLLDLTQQNEAELTINDIKHLLLDMFVAGTDTSSSTMEWAMSELVRSPEKMVKAQSEIQQVIGDNGVVKESDIPSLPYLQAIVKETLRLHPPLPVIPRKSESDVHIMGFLIPENTQVLVNLWAIGHDSSVWENPMKFEPERFLLRETDLKGKDFELIPFGSGRRMCPGISMSLRTMYMVLASLLYSFDWKLQNGVVPENMDMSEAFGLTLHKAKPLCAVPFKKTMSM; encoded by the exons ATGGACCTCTCACTAAATCAAGGCATGTCTCTGCCCCTCTATTTTCTATTAAcagtcttctttttcttatttattgcCGCCTCAAAAACGCGGAGGAGCTCTAGCCACGGCAACAAGCTTCCGCCTGGTCCTCCGGCATTACCATTGGTCGGAAACATATTCCAACTCGGACCGAATCGTCACCGTTCACTTGCTGATTTTTCAAAAACCTACGGACCTGTAATGAGTTTGAAGCTTGGAAGGGTAACCGCAGTGGTTATATCTTCACCAGAAGCAGCTAAAGAGGCACTTAGAACACACGACAGTGTCATATCCTCTCGATCCTTTAACGACCCCGTTCGAGCTGTTGATCACCATAAACATTCCGTTGTCTGGAATCCTCCCTCGCCTCGTTGGAG GTTTCTGAAGAAAACATTATCGAAATATTTGTTATCAAACCTAGACGCTATTGAATCTTTAAGGATGAGAAAGGTAGAGGAACTAGTGAGCTTAGCAAACCAATTTAGCAAGAGAGGAGAAGCTATTGACTTGGCTCGTGCTTCCTTCGTCACAGCTTTCAATATCATCTCAAATGCTCTGTTTTCTGTTGATTTGGCTACCTATGACTCGAACTCGTCTCCTTGTGAATTCTACCACGCGGTGGTCCAGCTGATGAAGGTCTCCGGTAAACCCAACGTAGGGGACTATTTCGGGTATTTGAGGTTTCTTGATTTGCACGGTACTCGAAAAGAAGCAGTGGACTGCACAGAGAGATTGTTTAGTGTAATCCAAGAGTTCATCGATGCTCGATTGGCCAAAAGATTGTCTCACACAGATACAGAGCCTGAAGAGGCTTCGAGTACTGATATGTTAGACTCCCTTCTGGATCTCACACAGCAAAACGAAGCGGAACTAACCATCAATGATATCAAACACCTGCTTCTC gATATGTTTGTTGCGGGCACAGATACAAGCTCTAGCACAATGGAGTGGGCGATGAGTGAGTTAGTCCGAAGCCCGGAGAAGATGGTAAAAGCTCAGAGTGAGATACAGCAAGTGATTGGTGACAACGGTGTCGTTAAAGAATCTGATATCCCGAGTCTGCCTTACTTACAGGCAATTGTGAAAGAGACTCTTCGCTTGCATCCTCCATTACCTGTGATTCCTAGAAAATCAGAATCTGATGTTCACATTATGGGGTTCCTCATTCCTGAGAACACCCAG GTTTTGGTGAATTTATGGGCGATAGGACATGACTCGAGTGTGTGGGAAAATCCAATGAAGTTTGAGCCAGAGAGATTCTTGTTACGAGAAACCGATCTAAAAGGCAAAGACTTCGAGCTGATACCGTTTGGATCAGGACGAAGGATGTGTCCGGGAATCTCGATGTCTCTTAGGACAATGTATATGGTGCTTGCCTCTCTTCTCTATTCCTTTGACTGGAAGCTTCAAAATGGTGTCGTCCCTGAAAACATGGACATGAGCGAGGCCTTCGGTCTTACCTTACACAAGGCCAAACCTCTTTGTGCCGTACCATTCAAGAAAACTATGTCTATGtga
- the LOC104784769 gene encoding cytochrome P450 76C3-like isoform X1: MDLSLNQGMSLPLYFLLTVFFFLFIAASKTRRSSSHGNKLPPGPPALPLVGNIFQLGPNRHRSLADFSKTYGPVMSLKLGRVTAVVISSPEAAKEALRTHDSVISSRSFNDPVRAVDHHKHSVVWNPPSPRWRFLKKTLSKYLLSNLDAIESLRMRKVEELVSLANQFSKRGEAIDLARASFVTAFNIISNALFSVDLATYDSNSSPCEFYHAVVQLMKVSGKPNVGDYFGYLRFLDLHGTRKEAVDCTERLFSVIQEFIDARLAKRLSHTDTEPEEASSTDMLDSLLDLTQQNEAELTINDIKHLLLDMFVAGTDTSSSTMEWAMSELVRSPEKMVKAQSEIQQVIGDNGVVKESDIPSLPYLQAIVKETLRLHPPLPVIPRKSESDVHIMGFLIPENTQDMTRVCGKIQ, translated from the exons ATGGACCTCTCACTAAATCAAGGCATGTCTCTGCCCCTCTATTTTCTATTAAcagtcttctttttcttatttattgcCGCCTCAAAAACGCGGAGGAGCTCTAGCCACGGCAACAAGCTTCCGCCTGGTCCTCCGGCATTACCATTGGTCGGAAACATATTCCAACTCGGACCGAATCGTCACCGTTCACTTGCTGATTTTTCAAAAACCTACGGACCTGTAATGAGTTTGAAGCTTGGAAGGGTAACCGCAGTGGTTATATCTTCACCAGAAGCAGCTAAAGAGGCACTTAGAACACACGACAGTGTCATATCCTCTCGATCCTTTAACGACCCCGTTCGAGCTGTTGATCACCATAAACATTCCGTTGTCTGGAATCCTCCCTCGCCTCGTTGGAG GTTTCTGAAGAAAACATTATCGAAATATTTGTTATCAAACCTAGACGCTATTGAATCTTTAAGGATGAGAAAGGTAGAGGAACTAGTGAGCTTAGCAAACCAATTTAGCAAGAGAGGAGAAGCTATTGACTTGGCTCGTGCTTCCTTCGTCACAGCTTTCAATATCATCTCAAATGCTCTGTTTTCTGTTGATTTGGCTACCTATGACTCGAACTCGTCTCCTTGTGAATTCTACCACGCGGTGGTCCAGCTGATGAAGGTCTCCGGTAAACCCAACGTAGGGGACTATTTCGGGTATTTGAGGTTTCTTGATTTGCACGGTACTCGAAAAGAAGCAGTGGACTGCACAGAGAGATTGTTTAGTGTAATCCAAGAGTTCATCGATGCTCGATTGGCCAAAAGATTGTCTCACACAGATACAGAGCCTGAAGAGGCTTCGAGTACTGATATGTTAGACTCCCTTCTGGATCTCACACAGCAAAACGAAGCGGAACTAACCATCAATGATATCAAACACCTGCTTCTC gATATGTTTGTTGCGGGCACAGATACAAGCTCTAGCACAATGGAGTGGGCGATGAGTGAGTTAGTCCGAAGCCCGGAGAAGATGGTAAAAGCTCAGAGTGAGATACAGCAAGTGATTGGTGACAACGGTGTCGTTAAAGAATCTGATATCCCGAGTCTGCCTTACTTACAGGCAATTGTGAAAGAGACTCTTCGCTTGCATCCTCCATTACCTGTGATTCCTAGAAAATCAGAATCTGATGTTCACATTATGGGGTTCCTCATTCCTGAGAACACCCAG GACATGACTCGAGTGTGTGGGAAAATCCAATGA
- the LOC104784770 gene encoding cytochrome P450 76C2: MMDIISGQALFLIFCIILSWFLIFTTSRSRSSRKVAPPPPGPPRLPIIGNIHLVGKNPHRSFADLSKTYGPIMSLKFGSLNTVVVTSPEAAREFLRTHDQIFSIRSPPNSIRSINHHEVSVVWLPPSSSRWRLLRKLSATQLFSPQRIEATKTLRVNKVKELVSFMSESSEGEKAVDISRATFITALNIISNILFSVDLCSHDSKKYNGFQDAVTGVMEAIGNPDASNYFPFLGFLDLQGNKETMKACSERLFRVFRELINDKIEERSLRNNPKDVSDRDFLDTLLELTEGDEAELNTNDIEHFLLDLFGAGTDTNSSTVEWAMAELLRNPETMAKAQSEIDRVIGQKGVVEESDISELPYLQAVVKETFRLHPAVPLLVPRKAESDVEVLGYLVAKDTQVLVNVWAMGRDPSVWENPTRFEPERFLGKEMDVRGRDYELTPFGAGRRICPGLPLAVKTVPLMLASLLYSFDWKLPNGVASEDLDMDESFGLTLHKTNPLHAVPVKKRAI, from the exons atgatggatATTATCTCCGGACAAGCTCTGTTTCTCATATTTTGCATTATCTTATCATGGTTCCTTATCTTCACCACATCAAGATCCCGGAGCTCTCGTAAGGTTGCTCCACCGCCTCCAGGACCTCCGCGACTGCCCATCATTGGAAATATTCACCTTGTCGGTAAAAACCCACACCGTTCATTCGCCGACCTCTCAAAAACATATGGACCAATCATGAGCCttaaatttggaagtttaaACACTGTGGTTGTAACTTCACCAGAAGCTGCAAGAGAGTTTCTAAGAACACACGACCAAATCTTCTCTATCCGTAGCCCCCCTAACTCAATACGGTCTATTAACCACCACGAGGTTTCCGTTGTCTGGCTTCCACCATCGTCGTCTCGTTGGAG aCTATTGAGAAAACTATCGGCAACGCAACTTTTCTCGCCCCAGCGTATCGAAGCCACGAAAACATTGAGGGTGAACAAGGTGAAGGAGCTTGTTAGCTTCATGAGTGAAAGCAGCGAGGGAGAAAAAGCTGTTGATATTTCTCGTGCAACCTTCATCACAGCTCTTAATATCATATCAAACATTCTGTTTTCTGTCGATCTCTGTAGCCACGACTCGAAAAAATACAATGGGTTTCAGGACGCGGTGACTGGTGTCATGGAAGCTATCGGGAATCCAGACGCTTCTAACTACTTCCCATTTTTGGGGTTTCTTGATCTGCAAGGTAATAAAGAGACTATGAAGGCTTGCTCGGAGAGGCTGTTTAGAGTTTTCCGTGAGTTAATCAATGATAAGATAGAGGAAAGATCATTGCGTAATAACCCTAAAGATGTCTCGGACAGAGATTTCTTGGATACGCTTCTCGAACTTACAGAAGGAGATGAAGCAGAGCTCAACACTAACGATATTGAACACTTTCTCTTG GACCTGTTTGGAGCGGGCACAGACACAAACTCTAGTACCGTGGAATGGGCGATGGCAGAGTTACTTCGAAACCCTGAAACAATGGCAAAAGCTCAGTCTGAGATCGACCGTGTGATCGGTCAAAAAGGTGTTGTTGAAGAGTCTGATATCTCGGAACTACCCTATTTACAAGCAGTTGTGAAGGAAACATTCCGGTTACATCCGGCTGTTCCGCTTCTCGTCCCACGGAAAGCAGAATCAGATGTGGAGGTTCTTGGATATCTCGTAGCTAAAGACACTCAGGTTTTGGTTAACGTGTGGGCTATGGGACGAGACCCGAGCGTGTGGGAGAATCCGACCAGGTTTGAGCCAGAGAGGTTTTTGGGGAAAGAAATGGACGTGAGAGGTAGAGATTATGAGCTTACACCATTCGGAGCCGGAAGGAGAATTTGCCCGGGATTGCCTTTGGCTGTGAAAACAGTGCCTCTTATGcttgcttctcttctctattcCTTTGATTGGAAACTTCCAAACGGCGTCGCTTCTGAGGATTTGGACATGGACGAGAGCTTCGGTCTCACGTTGCATAAAACCAATCCGTTACATGCCGTTCCCGTCAAGAAACGCGCcatttag
- the LOC104784771 gene encoding cytochrome P450 76C2-like yields the protein MDIISEQTSILLFCFILSCFLIFITPRSRPNLRQVSTAPRGPPRLPFIGNIHLVGKHPHRSFADLSKKYGPVMSLKLGFLNSVVISSRDAAREVLRTHDQILSGRYVNAAVQSNNHHDFSVAWVHPTSTRWRMLRKLSVTQMFSPQRIEATKAMRMKRAQELVNFISESSEREEAVDISRALFVTALNIISNILFSVNIGSYNSKDSSVFQELITGVMDAIGNPDLANFFPFMRFLDLQGNSKKMKDCSDKLFQVFREIYNARIVEKSSRTNEKDASSNDFMDALIDLHQGDEPEININEIEHLLFDLFIAGTDTTSSTVEWAMAELLRSPKSMTKVQDEINGVMGQNGVIQESDISELSYLQAVVKETFRLHPAAPLLLPRKAETDVDILGFIVPKNTQVLVNVWAIGRDPNVWENPNRFEPKRFLGKEMDVKGKDYELTPFGAGRRICPGMPLAVKTVPLMLASLLYSFDWKLPNGVGSEDLDMDETFGLTLHKTSPLLAVPLKKRAIG from the exons ATGGACATCATCTCTGAACAAACGTCTATTCTCCTCTTTTGCTTCATCTTATCATGTTTTCTTATCTTCATCACACCAAGATCCCGACCAAACCTTCGTCAAGTATCGACAGCACCTCGGGGGCCTCCACGGTTACCATTCATCGGAAACATTCATCTTGTCGGGAAGCACCCACATCGCTCATTCGCAGATCTCTCAAAAAAATATGGACCGGTCATGAGTCTTAAGCTTGGATTTTTAAACTCAGTGGTCATATCTTCACGGGACGCTGCGAGAGAAGTACTAAGAACACATGATCAAATCTTGTCTGGCCGGTACGTAAATGCAGCGGTACAATCCAACAATCATCATGACTTCTCCGTTGCCTGGGTTCATCCTACGTCTACTCGTTGGAG AATGTTGAGGAAACTATCTGTGACTCAAATGTTTTCACCACAACGTATCGAAGCCACCAAAGCTATGAGGATGAAGAGGGCGCAAGAGCTTGTCAACTTCATAAGTGAAAgcagtgagagagaagaagctgtTGATATTTCTCGAGCATTATTCGTCACAGCTCTCAATATCATATCGaacattttgttttcagttAATATCGGTAGCTACAATTCGAAAGATTCCAGTGTGTTTCAAGAGTTGATAACTGGTGTCATGGACGCTATCGGAAACCCAGACCTTGCTAACTTCTTCCCATTTATGAGGTTTCTTGACTTGCAAGGTAATAGTAAGAAGATGAAGGACTGCTCGGATAAGTTGTTTCAGGTTTTTCGAGAGATTTACAATGCTCGGATTGTGGAAAAATCATCTCGGACAAACGAGAAAGATGCTTCGAGCAACGACTTCATGGATGCACTTATCGATCTCCACCAAGGAGATGAACCTGAAATCAACATTAACGAGATTGAACACCTACTTTTC GATCTGTTTATAGCGGGTACGGATACAACCTCTAGTACAGTGGAATGGGCAATGGCAGAATTACTTCGATCTCCAAAATCAATGACAAAAGTTCAAGATGAGATAAATGGTGTGATGGGCCAAAACGGTGTCATTCAAGAGTCTGATATTTCAGAATTGTCGTATTTACAAGCGGTCGTTAAAGAAACTTTCCGATTACACCCGGCTGCTCCACTTCTCCTCCCACGGAAAGCGGAAACGGACGTGGATATTCTTGGTTTCATTGTGCCTAAAAACACTCAGGTTCTTGTGAACGTGTGGGCCATAGGAAGAGACCCGAATGTATGGGAAAACCCAAACAGGTTCGAGCCAAAGAGGTTTCTGGGTAAGGAAATGGACGTGAAAGGTAAAGATTATGAGCTTACACCGTTTGGGGCCGGACGTAGAATTTGTCCGGGAATGCCTTTGGCTGTGAAAACAGTGCCTCTCATGcttgcttctcttctctattcATTTGACTGGAAGCTTCCAAACGGCGTCGGTTCAGAAGATTTGGACATGGACGAGACCTTTGGTCTCACATTGCACAAGACCAGCCCGTTACTTGCCGTGCCACTAAAAAAAAGAGCCATAGGTTAA